A window from Megalobrama amblycephala isolate DHTTF-2021 linkage group LG9, ASM1881202v1, whole genome shotgun sequence encodes these proteins:
- the LOC125275951 gene encoding uncharacterized protein LOC125275951 isoform X2, translated as MIRWLDFLLVLFLVYQCGILPVGNDHITETGEKGGNVTLTCEFKDHNISFELHNQTGDIVCDNEECPSKFDKKGPCDIIIKHLIFSDAGIYTLTVYYDDGSKEVEPNSRVYHLHIHGNISAKIGKPLKMDVLLINAAKVEKNSNGEWTEVWKSQKGVSSDRLIDRDGNLIINNFTASDAGTYRVLDSEGEIWITVTVTESGPKGGQRNIKTDTEQQKPNLNNTDDHGTNGKNWPVIVSVSVGFVMLVVVAVALIIYVRRRHQPPRRQHEQQENNPQYVEVPMNDLEQEAPAEH; from the exons AT GATCAGATGGTTGGATTTTCTACTGGTTTTGTTCTTGGTCTATCAATGTG GAATCCTCCCCGTAGGAAATGACCATATAACTGAGACGGGAGAAAAGGGAGGCAACGTCACCCTAACATGTGAATTTAAGGACCATAACATTTCATTTGAATTACACAATCAGACAGGAGACATTGTTTGTGACAATGAAGAATGTCCCAGCAAATTTGATAAAAAAGGACCATGCGACATCATCATCAAGCATCTGATCTTCAGTGATGCTGGGATATATACTCTGACTGTGTATTACGATGATGGTTCGAAAGAGGTGGAGCCAAATTCTAGGGTTTACCATCTTCATATTCACG GTAATATTTCTGCGAAAATAGGCAAGCCACTGAAGATGGATGTTCTGTTGATCAATGCTGCTAAAGTGGAGAAAAACTCCAATGGAGAGTGGACTGAGGTGTGGAAGTCACAAAAAGGGGTCAGCAGTGATCGACTGATCGACAGAGATGGAAATCTGATCATTAATAATTTTACGGCCAGTGATGCTGGAACATACAGAGTTCTGGACTCTGAAGGAGAAATCTGGATCACAGTCACAGTCACAG AATCTGGCCCAAAGGGAGGTCAGAGGAACATAAAGACTGACACTGAACAACAGA AACCAAATCTGAATAACACAGATGATCACGGAACTAATGGCA AGAACTGGCCTGTAATAGTTAGCGTATCTGTAGGGTTTGTGATGCTGGTTGTGGTTGCTGTGGCTCTGATTATATACGTCAGACGCCGTCATCAACCACCGAGACGCCAACATGAACAACAAGAAAACAATCCACAATACGTAGAGGTCCCAATGAACGATCTTGAACAGGAGGCCCCTGCAGAACACTAG
- the LOC125275954 gene encoding uncharacterized protein LOC125275954 isoform X1, with protein MEKVIFIFCVFSYWIMQITPNAPESSDLLKVQMGEDITLNCSMTDRIEVAWFHLNSEKLKLLISAKKDRTGRKLLIIYKQNSTRLKITADSWVTTVSLIISGASESDLGFYFCGTKSNSPEMFFDKTIRLEIDGLFVAEESKEVVDITVDEVTPTERMLMFGGVGLAAFVFFLTTVIAGLIIYHRGWQKGLKEAKHEGLVN; from the exons ATGGAGAAAGTCATTTTCATCTTCTGTGTATTTTCTTATTGGATTATGCAAATCACGCCCAATG CACCAGAATCTTCTGATCTGTTGAAAGTTCAGATGGGAGAAGACATCACTCTGAACTGCAGCATGACTGACCGGATTGAAGTCGCCTGGTTTCACCTCAATTCTGAAAAACTCAAACTACTGATTTCTGCAAAAAAAGACAGAACTGGAAGAAAACTCCTGATAATCTACAAACAAAACAGCACTCGTCTGAAAATTACTGCAGACAGTTGGGTCACCACAGTCTCTCTTATTATTTCTGGAGCATCAGAGTCAGATTtgggtttttatttttgtggaacAAAGTCTAACTCTCCAGAGATGTTCTTCGACAAAACCATCAGACTGGAGATTGACG GACTTTTTGTAGCAGAAGAGTCAAAAGAAGTTGTTGACATCACAG TAGATGAGGTGACACCGACAGAGAGGATGTTGATGTTCGGTGGTGTTGGTCTGGCTGCGTTTGTGTTTTTTCTGACTACAGTCATCGCAGGATTAATCATTTACCATCGTGGTTGGCAGAAAGGATTGAAAGAAGCAAAACATGAAGGTCtagttaattaa
- the LOC125275951 gene encoding uncharacterized protein LOC125275951 isoform X1 produces the protein MIRWLDFLLVLFLVYQCGILPVGNDHITETGEKGGNVTLTCEFKDHNISFELHNQTGDIVCDNEECPSKFDKKGPCDIIIKHLIFSDAGIYTLTVYYDDGSKEVEPNSRVYHLHIHGNISAKIGKPLKMDVLLINAAKVEKNSNGEWTEVWKSQKGVSSDRLIDRDGNLIINNFTASDAGTYRVLDSEGEIWITVTVTESSPKSGPKGGQRNIKTDTEQQKPNLNNTDDHGTNGKNWPVIVSVSVGFVMLVVVAVALIIYVRRRHQPPRRQHEQQENNPQYVEVPMNDLEQEAPAEH, from the exons AT GATCAGATGGTTGGATTTTCTACTGGTTTTGTTCTTGGTCTATCAATGTG GAATCCTCCCCGTAGGAAATGACCATATAACTGAGACGGGAGAAAAGGGAGGCAACGTCACCCTAACATGTGAATTTAAGGACCATAACATTTCATTTGAATTACACAATCAGACAGGAGACATTGTTTGTGACAATGAAGAATGTCCCAGCAAATTTGATAAAAAAGGACCATGCGACATCATCATCAAGCATCTGATCTTCAGTGATGCTGGGATATATACTCTGACTGTGTATTACGATGATGGTTCGAAAGAGGTGGAGCCAAATTCTAGGGTTTACCATCTTCATATTCACG GTAATATTTCTGCGAAAATAGGCAAGCCACTGAAGATGGATGTTCTGTTGATCAATGCTGCTAAAGTGGAGAAAAACTCCAATGGAGAGTGGACTGAGGTGTGGAAGTCACAAAAAGGGGTCAGCAGTGATCGACTGATCGACAGAGATGGAAATCTGATCATTAATAATTTTACGGCCAGTGATGCTGGAACATACAGAGTTCTGGACTCTGAAGGAGAAATCTGGATCACAGTCACAGTCACAG AATCTAGTCCAAAATCTGGCCCAAAGGGAGGTCAGAGGAACATAAAGACTGACACTGAACAACAGA AACCAAATCTGAATAACACAGATGATCACGGAACTAATGGCA AGAACTGGCCTGTAATAGTTAGCGTATCTGTAGGGTTTGTGATGCTGGTTGTGGTTGCTGTGGCTCTGATTATATACGTCAGACGCCGTCATCAACCACCGAGACGCCAACATGAACAACAAGAAAACAATCCACAATACGTAGAGGTCCCAATGAACGATCTTGAACAGGAGGCCCCTGCAGAACACTAG
- the LOC125275954 gene encoding uncharacterized protein LOC125275954 isoform X2 gives MEKVIFIFCVFSYWIMQITPNAPESSDLLKVQMGEDITLNCSMTDRIEVAWFHLNSEKLKLLISAKKDRTGRKLLIIYKQNSTRLKITADSWVTTVSLIISGASESDLGFYFCGTKSNSPEMFFDKTIRLEIDGLFVAEESKEVVDITDEVTPTERMLMFGGVGLAAFVFFLTTVIAGLIIYHRGWQKGLKEAKHEGLVN, from the exons ATGGAGAAAGTCATTTTCATCTTCTGTGTATTTTCTTATTGGATTATGCAAATCACGCCCAATG CACCAGAATCTTCTGATCTGTTGAAAGTTCAGATGGGAGAAGACATCACTCTGAACTGCAGCATGACTGACCGGATTGAAGTCGCCTGGTTTCACCTCAATTCTGAAAAACTCAAACTACTGATTTCTGCAAAAAAAGACAGAACTGGAAGAAAACTCCTGATAATCTACAAACAAAACAGCACTCGTCTGAAAATTACTGCAGACAGTTGGGTCACCACAGTCTCTCTTATTATTTCTGGAGCATCAGAGTCAGATTtgggtttttatttttgtggaacAAAGTCTAACTCTCCAGAGATGTTCTTCGACAAAACCATCAGACTGGAGATTGACG GACTTTTTGTAGCAGAAGAGTCAAAAGAAGTTGTTGACATCACAG ATGAGGTGACACCGACAGAGAGGATGTTGATGTTCGGTGGTGTTGGTCTGGCTGCGTTTGTGTTTTTTCTGACTACAGTCATCGCAGGATTAATCATTTACCATCGTGGTTGGCAGAAAGGATTGAAAGAAGCAAAACATGAAGGTCtagttaattaa